A section of the Flavobacterium sp. CG_23.5 genome encodes:
- a CDS encoding DUF4230 domain-containing protein, whose product MLKRILIGIGVIFGIFLLFKFCDFKKNDDEDITYNTNLIQQQILNVGKLVVTEGHFSEVITYKNQQKYLLDMLSFEKKALVIVNADVTVAYDLHKMKYDIDEKNKTITIISIPKEEIKISPDIQFYNVEQSKLNPFTGDDYNKINKSVKANLAKKIEKSSLKTNAQNRLISELSKILILTNTMGWKLQYEGTVIQSEKDFGQKIKL is encoded by the coding sequence ATGCTTAAAAGAATACTTATCGGAATAGGAGTGATTTTCGGAATATTTTTATTATTCAAATTTTGTGATTTTAAAAAAAATGATGACGAAGATATCACCTATAACACAAATCTCATTCAGCAACAAATTCTAAACGTGGGTAAACTAGTGGTTACTGAAGGACATTTTTCAGAAGTCATTACCTATAAAAATCAGCAAAAATATTTATTGGACATGCTGTCTTTTGAGAAAAAAGCATTAGTTATTGTAAATGCTGATGTGACAGTTGCCTATGATTTGCACAAAATGAAATACGATATAGATGAAAAAAACAAAACCATCACAATTATTAGTATTCCAAAAGAAGAGATAAAAATTAGCCCAGATATTCAATTTTATAATGTGGAACAAAGTAAATTGAATCCTTTTACGGGGGATGATTACAATAAAATAAACAAATCAGTAAAAGCGAATTTGGCTAAGAAAATTGAAAAATCAAGCTTGAAAACAAATGCTCAGAATCGATTGATTAGTGAATTATCCAAAATATTGATACTCACTAATACGATGGGATGGAAATTGCAATATGAAGGAACAGTTATTCAAAGCGAGAAAGACTTTGGACAGAAAATAAAATTGTAG
- a CDS encoding GSCFA domain-containing protein has translation MQFRTPIPISKSNYPIDYNSKIVSLGSCFAVNMSEKLDYFKFQNSCNPFGILFHPLAIEKLIDFAVSGKQFTDNDVFFYNERWHCFDAHSDLSNSNKDELLKSLNTIIESTKQQLEQASHIIVTYGTSWVYKSIESNSIVANCHKVPQKLFNKELLSVEEIKKSIKNAVKLIYAVNPNCNIIFTVSPVRHIKDGFVENQVSKANLISALFSALQVPPSGAEGAYFPSYEIMMDELRDYRFYAEDMLHPSQVAIDYIWKRFKETTISETAFSTIDEVESLQKSLAHKPFNPDSESHSKFEAKVREKITKLESQYSFMKF, from the coding sequence ATGCAATTCAGAACTCCAATTCCCATTTCTAAAAGTAATTATCCCATTGATTACAATTCAAAAATTGTGTCTTTGGGTTCTTGCTTTGCGGTAAATATGTCCGAGAAATTAGACTATTTTAAATTTCAAAATAGTTGTAATCCATTTGGAATTTTATTCCATCCGTTAGCGATTGAAAAGCTAATTGATTTTGCAGTTTCTGGAAAGCAATTCACAGATAACGATGTTTTTTTTTACAATGAACGTTGGCATTGTTTTGATGCGCATTCAGATTTAAGTAATTCAAATAAGGATGAATTATTAAAATCATTAAACACAATAATCGAATCAACAAAACAGCAATTAGAACAAGCTTCACACATCATTGTCACTTACGGAACTTCTTGGGTGTATAAAAGTATAGAAAGCAATTCTATTGTAGCCAATTGCCATAAAGTGCCACAAAAGTTGTTCAATAAAGAATTGCTTTCTGTTGAAGAAATAAAAAAAAGTATTAAAAATGCAGTAAAATTAATTTATGCTGTAAATCCTAATTGCAACATTATTTTCACGGTTTCGCCAGTAAGACACATCAAGGATGGTTTTGTCGAAAATCAAGTAAGCAAAGCAAATTTAATTTCGGCTTTGTTCAGTGCTTTGCAAGTTCCCCCTTCGGGGGCGGAGGGGGCTTACTTTCCCAGCTACGAGATCATGATGGATGAACTACGCGATTATCGATTTTATGCCGAAGATATGTTGCATCCTAGCCAAGTGGCAATAGACTATATTTGGAAACGTTTTAAGGAAACGACGATTTCGGAAACTGCTTTCTCAACAATCGATGAAGTGGAAAGTCTTCAAAAAAGTCTTGCACACAAACCTTTTAACCCAGATTCTGAAAGTCATTCAAAGTTTGAGGCCAAAGTCAGAGAAAAAATCACTAAATTGGAATCTCAATATTCATTCATGAAATTTTAA
- a CDS encoding M23 family metallopeptidase, giving the protein MAKVKYYYDSENLAYRKIKIRKRKKFGVAALFLIASALFGFLCFIVLLNTPYFETPKDRLQAREIENLKLNYSIVNKKMDQVDDVIEAIEDRDNNIYRVYFNAKPIPAEERKAGFSKINRYKALEGYDNSQLVINTTKRVDVLSKELAIQSKSLDYILKLAKAKDKLLAAIPAIQPVRNENLKSLASGFGYRTDPFTKVRKMHEGMDFSAKIGTPIYATGDGVVEKADNTASGYGNHIVLRHGYGYETLYAHLSKYNCRAGQRIKRGDIIGYVGSTGRSEGPHLHYEVHKDEKVVNPLNFYYGNISAIEYVAISKLANQENQSLD; this is encoded by the coding sequence ATGGCGAAAGTAAAATATTATTACGATTCCGAAAATCTAGCATACCGAAAAATAAAAATAAGAAAAAGAAAGAAATTTGGCGTTGCAGCTCTATTTCTTATAGCATCAGCATTGTTTGGATTTTTATGTTTCATTGTATTATTGAACACTCCTTATTTTGAAACACCAAAAGATCGTTTGCAAGCGCGTGAAATTGAAAATTTGAAATTAAATTATTCCATTGTAAATAAAAAAATGGATCAGGTAGATGATGTTATCGAAGCTATTGAAGACCGGGACAATAATATATACCGGGTTTATTTTAATGCTAAACCAATTCCTGCTGAAGAAAGAAAGGCAGGTTTCAGTAAAATCAATCGGTACAAAGCGTTGGAAGGATATGACAATTCTCAGTTGGTAATCAATACCACCAAAAGAGTTGATGTGCTGAGCAAGGAGCTAGCCATCCAGTCTAAATCACTGGATTATATTTTGAAATTGGCTAAAGCAAAAGATAAATTATTAGCTGCTATTCCTGCTATTCAACCCGTAAGGAATGAGAATTTGAAAAGTTTAGCCTCCGGTTTTGGTTATCGAACGGACCCTTTTACTAAGGTAAGAAAGATGCATGAAGGCATGGATTTTTCTGCAAAAATAGGAACTCCAATTTATGCAACTGGTGATGGAGTTGTTGAAAAAGCAGACAATACAGCATCAGGATACGGAAATCACATTGTACTAAGGCACGGTTACGGTTATGAAACATTATATGCCCATTTAAGTAAATACAATTGTAGAGCCGGCCAAAGGATAAAACGTGGTGATATTATAGGATATGTAGGGAGTACCGGAAGGTCTGAAGGTCCTCATTTACATTATGAAGTGCACAAAGATGAGAAAGTGGTGAATCCGCTTAATTTTTATTATGGCAATATTTCTGCGATTGAGTATGTTGCGATATCAAAATTGGCTAATCAAGAAAATCAATCATTAGACTAA
- a CDS encoding SDR family oxidoreductase: MKSINGKVVWITGASSGIGEALAYELSKRDCKLILSARNIENLERVKSRCVNASVVLLPFDLTDFDDAKKHVESAISAFGKIDVLVNNGGVSQRSLLAETDFEVDKKLIEVDYLGTIALTKALLPHFIKNREGHFVTITSLMGKFGSPYRSGYCGAKHALHGFFDVLRMEHQKDSINVTLICPGFIQTNVAINALTANGSKQNIDDEATLNGMPVAVFAKKLINAVESTKFEAYIGGKEVLGVYLKRFFPKLLHRFVLKSKVR; this comes from the coding sequence ATGAAATCAATAAATGGTAAAGTAGTTTGGATTACTGGAGCTTCAAGCGGGATAGGGGAAGCTTTGGCTTATGAACTTAGCAAGAGAGACTGCAAGCTCATTTTGTCTGCACGAAATATTGAAAATTTGGAAAGGGTAAAATCTCGGTGTGTAAATGCATCAGTAGTTCTCCTGCCTTTTGATTTAACTGATTTTGATGATGCCAAAAAACATGTTGAAAGTGCTATTTCTGCTTTCGGAAAAATTGACGTTCTTGTAAATAACGGTGGAGTAAGTCAACGTTCACTTTTAGCGGAAACTGATTTTGAAGTGGATAAAAAACTGATTGAAGTAGATTATCTGGGAACTATTGCTTTAACAAAGGCTTTGTTGCCCCATTTTATCAAAAATAGAGAAGGACATTTTGTAACCATAACGAGCTTAATGGGAAAGTTTGGTTCTCCATATCGTTCCGGTTATTGTGGTGCGAAACATGCCTTGCATGGTTTTTTTGACGTACTGCGGATGGAACATCAAAAAGACAGTATCAATGTCACCCTAATTTGTCCTGGATTTATTCAAACTAATGTAGCTATAAATGCTCTTACTGCCAATGGATCGAAGCAAAATATCGATGATGAAGCTACTTTAAATGGTATGCCAGTGGCTGTTTTTGCTAAAAAATTAATCAATGCCGTTGAATCTACAAAGTTTGAAGCTTACATCGGTGGAAAAGAAGTTTTAGGTGTTTATTTGAAGCGATTTTTTCCTAAATTGTTACACCGGTTTGTTTTGAAAAGCAAAGTGAGATGA
- a CDS encoding aromatic amino acid hydroxylase, translating to MNTTIESNPLLDRLPKHLKQFIKPQDYSDYTPINQAVWRYVMRKNVDYLSNVAHSSYLEGLKKTGIEIDNIPSMYGMNRILTEIGWAAVAVDGFIPPNAFMEFQAYNVLVIASDIRQLEHIEYTPAPDIIHEGAGHAPIIANPEYAEYLRRFGEIGCKAISSHKDYEMYEAIRLLSILKEAEDTPQADIDAAEKAVEDLQNNMGELSEMAQIRNLHWWTVEYGLIGTIENPKIYGAGLLSSIGESAWCMTDNVKKIPYDISAANQSFDITKLQPQLYVTPDFAYLSLVLEEFANKMALRTGGLSGINKLIHSNALGTIELSTGIQISGVFTNVIEAEGKPVYIQTTGKTALSYREKELVGHGTIKHPEGFGSPIGKLKGINLAIEDMSPRDLNAYSITENKTVTLEFEGDITVKGEIITGSRNLHGEIILISLKNCTVTHGETILFQPEWGNYDMAIGKKVVSAFSGPADVKSFDLITHMPSSKTIKAKHTAERDDLELLYHTVRRIRETKDTTASLDPIFQKLKTDHPNDWLLAIEITEFLKNRNEPQLLEEVLNYLESLKHQRPEVAHLIAGGLDLIFDKEKA from the coding sequence ATGAATACTACTATAGAAAGCAATCCGCTACTAGACCGATTGCCAAAACATTTAAAGCAATTTATTAAACCTCAAGATTATAGCGATTACACGCCTATAAATCAAGCGGTTTGGCGTTATGTGATGCGCAAAAATGTGGATTATCTTTCGAATGTGGCGCATAGTTCTTACCTAGAAGGATTGAAGAAAACGGGAATCGAAATTGATAACATCCCCAGTATGTACGGTATGAACCGCATTTTGACCGAAATAGGTTGGGCAGCAGTTGCTGTTGACGGATTTATTCCGCCAAATGCTTTTATGGAATTTCAGGCGTATAATGTACTTGTCATAGCTTCAGATATTCGTCAGCTTGAACATATTGAATACACACCCGCACCGGATATTATTCACGAAGGCGCTGGTCATGCGCCCATTATTGCGAACCCGGAATACGCGGAATACTTGCGCCGTTTTGGAGAAATAGGCTGTAAAGCAATCTCGTCTCATAAGGATTACGAAATGTATGAAGCCATCAGACTGCTTTCAATCTTGAAAGAAGCCGAAGATACGCCACAAGCGGATATCGATGCTGCCGAAAAAGCAGTGGAAGATTTGCAGAACAACATGGGGGAATTATCGGAAATGGCTCAAATTAGAAACCTGCACTGGTGGACTGTAGAATATGGTTTGATTGGTACCATTGAAAACCCTAAAATTTATGGCGCCGGCTTGCTTTCATCAATTGGCGAAAGCGCCTGGTGTATGACGGACAACGTGAAGAAAATTCCTTACGATATATCGGCAGCGAATCAGAGTTTTGATATCACGAAGCTACAGCCTCAACTTTATGTCACTCCAGATTTTGCTTATTTAAGTTTAGTCTTGGAAGAATTTGCCAATAAAATGGCGTTGCGAACAGGCGGATTGTCTGGAATTAACAAATTAATCCACTCGAACGCTTTGGGAACAATTGAATTGAGTACGGGTATTCAAATATCAGGCGTTTTCACCAATGTTATTGAAGCCGAAGGAAAACCAGTATATATCCAAACAACAGGTAAAACGGCTTTATCTTACCGAGAAAAAGAACTAGTAGGTCATGGAACCATCAAACATCCGGAAGGTTTTGGAAGTCCTATTGGGAAACTGAAAGGCATCAATCTTGCGATTGAAGATATGAGTCCAAGAGATTTAAACGCCTATTCTATCACAGAAAACAAAACCGTTACCCTAGAATTTGAAGGAGATATTACCGTAAAAGGGGAAATTATTACTGGCTCTAGAAACCTCCATGGCGAAATTATTTTAATCAGTTTAAAAAATTGTACAGTCACTCATGGAGAGACAATTTTGTTTCAACCAGAATGGGGAAACTACGATATGGCGATAGGTAAAAAAGTGGTTTCGGCATTTTCAGGACCTGCTGATGTGAAAAGTTTTGATTTAATTACGCATATGCCTTCCAGCAAAACGATTAAAGCAAAGCATACTGCAGAACGCGATGATTTAGAATTATTATATCATACTGTTAGAAGAATTAGAGAAACAAAAGACACAACAGCATCTTTGGATCCTATTTTTCAAAAGCTTAAAACAGATCATCCAAATGACTGGTTATTGGCTATTGAAATCACAGAATTTCTAAAAAATAGAAATGAACCTCAACTGCTGGAAGAAGTTTTAAATTATCTTGAAAGTTTAAAACACCAAAGACCCGAAGTAGCGCATTTGATTGCCGGCGGTTTGGATTTGATTTTTGATAAAGAAAAAGCGTAG
- a CDS encoding TPM domain-containing protein, with protein sequence MILLKKNSPIVLQLLVCFLFTQISFAQFTIPEKPSLQTSVYDYANVLSATEKTQLEEKLIKYSDSTTTQIVIVTIESLKNEDVSQLATKWGQTWGIGGTAKDDNGVIILLAKAERKIAINPGYGLEDRLTAGIGGEIIRNIIIPEFKAGSYYSGLDKGTDAIINVFKGKYKGERKQTKQDKGFPILPFIVIIVIILILISKNRRGGGGNSGNSGGGPSLLDIILLSSLGRNSGGGGFGGSSGGGFGGGGGGFGGGFGGGGFSGGGSSGDW encoded by the coding sequence ATGATTTTACTAAAAAAGAATTCCCCAATCGTCCTACAATTACTCGTTTGTTTTTTATTTACACAAATTAGTTTTGCCCAATTTACAATTCCGGAAAAACCAAGTTTGCAAACTTCTGTTTATGATTATGCGAATGTATTAAGCGCGACCGAAAAAACGCAATTAGAAGAAAAACTCATTAAATATTCCGATTCCACCACTACTCAAATTGTGATTGTTACCATAGAAAGTCTCAAAAACGAAGATGTTAGCCAGCTAGCGACTAAATGGGGACAAACCTGGGGTATTGGAGGAACCGCAAAAGACGACAATGGTGTAATTATTTTATTGGCTAAAGCCGAAAGAAAAATAGCTATAAATCCAGGTTATGGATTAGAAGATCGATTGACGGCAGGAATTGGAGGCGAAATAATTAGAAATATCATCATTCCCGAATTTAAAGCAGGAAGTTACTACAGCGGACTTGACAAAGGTACCGATGCCATAATAAATGTTTTCAAAGGCAAATACAAAGGCGAAAGAAAACAAACCAAACAAGATAAAGGATTCCCGATCTTACCTTTCATTGTTATTATCGTTATTATCTTAATTCTAATTTCCAAAAACAGAAGAGGCGGTGGCGGAAATTCCGGCAATTCAGGAGGAGGTCCGAGTTTACTGGATATAATATTACTGAGCAGTCTCGGCAGAAATAGCGGTGGCGGAGGTTTTGGTGGTTCATCTGGAGGCGGATTTGGCGGCGGAGGCGGCGGTTTTGGTGGTGGATTTGGTGGCGGAGGATTCTCTGGTGGTGGTTCCAGTGGCGATTGGTAA
- a CDS encoding MerR family transcriptional regulator: protein MHIELSKDKRYYSIGEVAKAFDVNASLIRFWDNEFDILKPKKNAKGNRMFTPEDVTNLQLIFHLVKERGFTLEGAKTHLKEGQKKTLDKFEIIRKLETIRTQLTNIKNQL from the coding sequence ATGCATATTGAACTTTCTAAAGACAAAAGATATTACAGCATTGGCGAAGTAGCTAAAGCATTTGATGTGAATGCATCGCTTATCCGTTTTTGGGATAATGAATTTGACATTTTAAAACCTAAAAAAAACGCCAAAGGCAACAGAATGTTCACGCCCGAAGACGTAACGAATTTACAACTCATCTTTCATTTAGTGAAGGAAAGAGGTTTTACGCTGGAAGGTGCCAAAACACATTTGAAAGAAGGACAGAAAAAAACCTTGGATAAATTTGAAATTATACGCAAACTAGAAACAATAAGAACACAATTAACAAATATTAAAAATCAACTTTAA
- a CDS encoding TPM domain-containing protein — protein sequence MSKVEDFLTKEEEQAVVEAIRMAEKNTSGEIRVHIEKTTSKVPFDRALEVFNELKMNETQLKNGVLLYFAVADKKFVICGDKGIDDVVANDFWDTTKDVMATQFKKDNFKQGLIDGILMAGEQLKKHFPWSADDNNELSNEISKG from the coding sequence ATGTCAAAAGTAGAAGATTTTTTAACCAAAGAAGAAGAACAAGCCGTTGTGGAAGCTATTCGCATGGCCGAAAAAAATACTTCTGGCGAGATTAGGGTACATATAGAAAAAACAACTTCCAAAGTTCCGTTCGACAGGGCTTTGGAAGTATTTAATGAATTGAAAATGAACGAAACGCAACTTAAAAACGGTGTTTTATTATATTTTGCCGTTGCTGACAAAAAATTTGTGATTTGCGGAGACAAAGGCATCGATGATGTTGTTGCAAATGATTTTTGGGATACTACCAAAGATGTGATGGCTACACAATTCAAAAAAGACAATTTCAAACAAGGGCTTATTGATGGCATTTTGATGGCAGGAGAACAATTGAAAAAACATTTTCCATGGTCAGCAGATGACAACAATGAATTATCAAACGAAATATCTAAAGGATAA
- a CDS encoding LemA family protein — protein MKRFLPWIIVAVVIIGIYSWVKGINNTAVALNQTVEQSWGDVQTAYQRRNDLIGNLVNTVKGAAEFEKSTLTAVIEARAKATSTTVDPTNITPEKLAEFNKAQSGVSSSLSRLLVTVEQYPDLKANQNFLKLQDELASTENQILTARTRFNEAVKPYNSHIKTFPNSLFAGIFGFKEKAYFNSVEGADKPVEVKF, from the coding sequence ATGAAAAGATTTTTGCCTTGGATTATCGTAGCAGTTGTTATCATTGGAATTTACAGCTGGGTTAAAGGAATTAACAATACTGCTGTTGCATTAAATCAAACCGTTGAGCAATCTTGGGGAGACGTACAGACTGCTTACCAAAGAAGAAATGACCTTATTGGTAATTTAGTAAATACCGTAAAAGGAGCCGCCGAATTTGAAAAAAGCACTTTAACAGCTGTAATTGAAGCCCGTGCCAAAGCAACTTCAACAACTGTTGACCCAACGAATATTACACCGGAAAAATTAGCCGAATTCAACAAAGCACAAAGTGGCGTAAGCAGTTCTTTGTCTAGATTATTAGTAACCGTAGAGCAATATCCTGATTTGAAAGCCAATCAGAATTTCTTGAAATTACAAGATGAATTAGCCAGTACTGAAAATCAAATCCTTACAGCTAGAACCCGTTTTAACGAGGCGGTAAAACCATATAACTCTCACATTAAAACGTTTCCAAACAGCTTGTTTGCTGGTATTTTTGGTTTCAAAGAAAAAGCATATTTCAATTCTGTTGAAGGAGCTGATAAACCTGTTGAAGTAAAATTCTAA
- the alaS gene encoding alanine--tRNA ligase, giving the protein MKSQDVRKQFLDFFASKGHLIVPSAPIVLKDDPTLMFNNSGMAQFKEYFLGNATPKSNRIADTQKCLRVSGKHNDLEDVGFDTYHHTMFEMLGNWSFGDYFKKEAINWAWQLLTEVYKIPKENLYVSVFEGNPEENVPFDQEAWDIWKELLDEDRIILGNKKDNFWEMGDQGPCGPCSEIHVDLRTADEKALVAGKSLVNNDHPQVVEIWNNVFMEFNRKADGSLEKLPAQHVDTGMGFERLCMALQGKTSNYDTDVFTPLIEKVEQITGTKYTSNEVLNVSEEQNQTNIAIRVIVDHVRAVAFAIADGQLPSNTAAGYVIRRILRRAIRYGFTFLDTKEPFINKLVAVLANQMGEFFPEIKSQEAFVTNVIREEEASFLRTLDQGLQLLDNVVSKTTGTEVSGAKAFELYDTFGFPKDLTALILKEKGMSFNEAEFDASMQAQKARSRAASEVSTEDWSVLIPRLRDGNVETFVGYDQTENEVKITRIRKIDSKKDGILYQIVLDNTPFYPEGGGQVGDKGTLVSANETIEIIDTKKENNLILHFAKQLPENVEASFVAKVNTNLRTSTSRNHSATHLMHQALRSILGTHVEQKGSLVNPNYLRFDFSHFAKMTETELQQVEDFVNARIQEQLPLIERRDIPFAQAVAEGAMALFGEKYGDHVRAIKFGESMELCGGIHVKNTAEIWHFKIVSEGAVAAGIRRIEAITSDAVKAFFASQEDILNEVKVALKNPQDILKAVQSMQEENAKLSKQIEALVKDKVKNLKASLIAEIQEINGVQFLAKQVDLNPDGAKDLAYELGNLGTNLFLVLATVNPEASGDKPMLTCYISKELVAEKNLNAGTVVRELGKFIQGGGGGQPFFATAGGKNVAGIQQALEKAIEFVK; this is encoded by the coding sequence ATGAAATCACAAGACGTACGTAAACAATTTCTAGATTTTTTCGCATCAAAAGGACACTTAATTGTTCCTTCAGCACCCATAGTTCTAAAAGATGATCCAACCTTGATGTTCAACAACTCTGGAATGGCGCAGTTCAAAGAATATTTCCTTGGGAATGCCACGCCAAAAAGCAATAGAATTGCCGATACACAAAAATGTCTTCGTGTTTCAGGAAAACATAACGACCTAGAAGATGTAGGTTTTGATACCTATCACCACACCATGTTCGAAATGCTTGGAAACTGGTCATTTGGTGATTATTTCAAAAAAGAAGCCATCAACTGGGCTTGGCAATTATTAACTGAAGTGTATAAAATTCCAAAAGAAAACCTATACGTTTCTGTTTTTGAAGGAAACCCGGAGGAAAATGTACCCTTCGATCAGGAAGCGTGGGATATTTGGAAGGAACTTTTAGATGAAGACCGAATCATTCTTGGAAATAAAAAAGACAATTTCTGGGAAATGGGCGATCAAGGTCCTTGCGGTCCTTGTTCTGAAATTCATGTTGATTTACGTACTGCTGACGAGAAAGCACTGGTTGCAGGGAAAAGTTTAGTCAACAACGATCATCCGCAAGTTGTTGAAATTTGGAACAACGTATTTATGGAATTCAACCGTAAAGCCGATGGTTCTCTTGAAAAATTACCTGCTCAACACGTGGATACCGGAATGGGATTTGAGCGTTTGTGTATGGCATTGCAAGGTAAAACATCAAACTATGACACCGATGTTTTTACGCCACTTATTGAAAAAGTAGAACAAATTACGGGAACAAAATATACATCCAATGAAGTGTTGAATGTAAGCGAGGAACAAAATCAAACCAACATTGCTATTCGTGTAATTGTGGATCACGTTCGTGCGGTAGCATTCGCAATTGCTGACGGTCAATTGCCATCAAACACAGCTGCTGGTTATGTAATTCGTAGAATTTTGCGTCGTGCGATTCGTTACGGGTTTACTTTTTTAGATACTAAAGAACCTTTTATCAATAAATTGGTAGCTGTTTTAGCCAATCAAATGGGAGAATTCTTCCCGGAAATCAAATCGCAGGAAGCTTTTGTAACCAATGTAATTCGCGAAGAAGAAGCTTCTTTTTTGAGAACATTAGATCAAGGCTTGCAATTATTGGACAACGTGGTTTCTAAAACAACAGGTACTGAAGTTTCAGGAGCTAAAGCATTCGAATTATACGATACTTTCGGTTTTCCAAAAGATCTGACAGCCTTAATCTTGAAAGAAAAAGGAATGTCTTTCAACGAAGCCGAATTTGACGCTTCCATGCAAGCGCAAAAAGCGCGTTCTCGCGCCGCATCTGAAGTTTCTACGGAAGATTGGTCGGTTTTGATCCCGAGACTTCGGGACGGAAATGTGGAAACATTCGTGGGTTACGACCAAACCGAAAATGAAGTAAAAATCACAAGAATTCGTAAAATTGATAGTAAAAAAGACGGGATTTTATACCAAATCGTTTTAGATAATACACCATTCTATCCGGAAGGAGGAGGGCAAGTGGGTGATAAAGGTACTTTGGTTTCGGCAAACGAGACGATTGAAATCATCGACACCAAAAAAGAAAATAACTTAATTCTGCATTTTGCAAAACAACTTCCAGAGAATGTTGAAGCTAGTTTTGTGGCAAAAGTGAACACTAATTTACGAACTTCAACTTCAAGAAATCACTCGGCTACGCATTTAATGCACCAAGCCTTGAGAAGTATTTTAGGAACGCACGTAGAACAAAAAGGTTCCTTGGTGAATCCAAATTATTTGCGTTTTGACTTTTCGCATTTTGCTAAAATGACGGAAACCGAATTGCAACAAGTCGAAGATTTTGTAAATGCAAGAATACAAGAACAATTACCATTAATTGAGAGAAGAGATATTCCTTTTGCCCAAGCAGTAGCAGAAGGTGCAATGGCATTATTCGGAGAGAAATATGGAGATCACGTTCGTGCGATTAAATTCGGCGAAAGCATGGAATTATGCGGAGGAATCCACGTGAAAAACACCGCTGAAATCTGGCATTTCAAGATTGTTTCTGAAGGAGCTGTTGCTGCGGGAATTCGCCGTATTGAAGCGATTACAAGCGATGCGGTAAAAGCATTTTTTGCTTCTCAGGAAGATATATTGAATGAAGTAAAAGTAGCTTTGAAAAATCCTCAGGATATTTTGAAAGCCGTTCAGTCGATGCAAGAAGAAAATGCCAAACTTTCTAAACAAATTGAGGCTTTGGTAAAAGACAAAGTTAAAAATTTGAAAGCAAGTTTAATTGCTGAAATACAGGAAATAAACGGCGTTCAATTCTTGGCAAAACAAGTTGATTTGAACCCGGACGGAGCAAAAGATTTGGCGTATGAATTAGGGAATTTAGGGACTAACCTGTTCTTGGTTTTGGCTACAGTGAATCCCGAAGCTTCGGGAGATAAACCAATGCTAACCTGTTACATCTCAAAAGAATTGGTTGCTGAGAAAAACCTGAATGCAGGTACAGTAGTACGCGAATTGGGTAAATTTATCCAAGGAGGCGGGGGAGGACAACCGTTTTTTGCTACAGCAGGAGGGAAAAATGTTGCAGGAATTCAGCAAGCCTTAGAAAAAGCAATTGAATTTGTAAAGTAG